CGCTACCGTGAAAGGCCGCAGGCGAGTTCTTGCCGTTGGCGACGAAGCGAAAATGATGTTGGGGCGTACGCCTGGAAACATCGAGGCAACGCGCCCGCTGCGCGATGGGGTGATTGCCGATTTCGACGTTGCCGAGGAAATGATCAA
The Rhodospirillaceae bacterium genome window above contains:
- a CDS encoding rod shape-determining protein (functions in MreBCD complex in some organisms), with translation MFSKLLGMISADMAIDLGTANTLVYVQGQGIVLNEPSVVAIATVKGRRRVLAVGDEAKMMLGRTPGNIEATRPLRDGVIADFDVAEEMI